Proteins encoded together in one Drosophila albomicans strain 15112-1751.03 chromosome 2R, ASM965048v2, whole genome shotgun sequence window:
- the LOC117576751 gene encoding protein bottleneck, translating into MSISTFNFQFYNYKLPAAVPVIEATSFSELEMDIDEEEMTATTAVAVAPITSTPLPAKQQHLQHLPRPPTPRFTSELALAITGPEANVVATPKPIAKPLPELRPQLYKSQKRWSMELREKVLEMSKRNNGSDEHIPQFTLQQQQQRQEQQDCNATFTSSSHIADSDADDVAAAGHDETTRSVSDKINFFNKLTNTFESARSTAQNTNNNNNNANRFISLLRSSRPMGVATTGNGNGNGNIGLVPPPKPKRLAATTSATATSVPDVASYQFATPNAKPPTAYGNNGVQRKCSLRRKPSMEKSRATISRQNSNAATLRPQRHAMMEDLSLVVPVRLRIAEYEQRISMGA; encoded by the coding sequence ATGAGCATTAGCACGTTCAACTTTCAATTCTACAACTACAAATTGCCCGCAGCAGTGCCGGTAATCGAAGCGACAAGCTTCAGCGAGCTTGAAATGGACATCGATGAGGAGGAAATGACTGCAACgactgcagttgctgttgcacccATTACCTCGACTCCATTGCCAGCCAAGCAACAACACTTGCAGCATTTGCCGCGTCCGCCGACGCCACGCTTCACCAGCGAACTGGCATTGGCAATTACCGGACCAGAAGCGAATGTGGTGGCTACACCAAAACCGATAGCGAAGCCGCTGCCAGAGTTGCGACCACAGCTTTACAAGAGCCAGAAGCGTTGGTCCATGGAGCTGCGAGAGAAAGTGCTGGAAATGTCCAAGCGCAATAACGGCTCCGATGAGCACATCCCACAATTCacattgcagcagcaacaacaacgacaggaACAACAGGATTGCAACGCTACATTCACTTCCAGCAGCCACATCGCTGAttctgatgctgatgatgttgcggCCGCGGGTCATGATGAAACCACACGCAGTGTCAGCGACAAAATCAACTTCTTCAACAAGCTAACCAACACCTTTGAATCCGCTCGCAGCACTGCCCaaaacactaacaacaacaacaacaatgccaatcGTTTTATCTCGCTGCTGCGTTCCAGCCGTCCGATGGGCGTGGCCACCacaggcaatggcaatggcaacggcaacatcGGTCTAGTGCCGCCACCTAAACCCAAACGCTTGGCTGccacaacatcagcaacagctacaTCAGTGCCTGATGTAGCGTCCTATCAGTTTGCCACTCCCAATGCAAAGCCGCCCACAGCCTATGGCAACAATGGCGTGCAACGCAAATGCTCATTGCGTCGCAAACCCTCAATGGAGAAATCGAGGGCGACCATTTCGCGTCAGAACTCAAATGCTGCAACGCTGCGACCACAACGCCATGCCATGATGGAGGACCTGAGTCTCGTTGTCCCTGTTCGCCTGCGCATTGCCGAGTACGAGCAGCGCATCTCGATGGGTGCATGA